In Gopherus flavomarginatus isolate rGopFla2 chromosome 1, rGopFla2.mat.asm, whole genome shotgun sequence, a single genomic region encodes these proteins:
- the GDI2 gene encoding rab GDP dissociation inhibitor beta: MNEEYDVIVLGTGLTECILSGIMSVNGKKVLHMDRNSYYGGESASITPLEDLYKRFNIPGSPPESMGRGRDWNVDLIPKFLMANGQLVKMLLYTEVTRYLDFKVTEGSFVYKGGKIYKVPSTEAEALASSLMGLFEKRRFRKFLVYVANFDENDPRTFEGVDPKKTTMRDVYKKFDLGQDVIDFTGHALALYRTDDYLDQPCQETINRIKLYSESLARYGKSPYLYPLYGLGELPQGFARLSAIYGGTYMLNKPIEEIVIENGKVIGVKSEGEVARCKQLICDPSYVPDRVTKVGLVIRVICILNHPIKNTNDANSCQIIIPQNQVNRKSDIYVCMISSAHNVAAQGKYIAIASTTVETGDPEREIKPALDLLEPIEQKFVSISDLFAPTDLGTESQIFISRTYDATTHFETTCDDIKDIYKRMMGSEFDFEEMKRKKNDIYGEQEQQ; the protein is encoded by the exons GAATGCATCCTCTCTGGCATCATGTCAGTGAATGGAAAGAAGGTCCTTCACATGGATCGCAACTCTTACTATGGAGGTGAAAGTGCATCTATAACACCGCTGGAGGAT CTTTACAAAAGATTTAACATACCAGGATCTCCACCAGAATCAATGGGCCGAGGAAGAGACTGGAACGTGGACTTAATTCCAAAATTTCTTATGGCTAATG GTCAGTTGGTAAAGATGCTGCTTTACACTGAAGTCACTCGCTACCTAGACTTCAAAGTGACCGAAGGAAGCTTTGTctacaagggaggaaaaatctacAAAGTTCCTTCGACTGAGGCAGAAGCCCTGGCATCCA GTTTAATGGGCTTGTTTGAGAAACGCCGATTCAGGAAATTCTTAGTGTATGTTGCCAACTTTGATGAAAATGACCCCCGGACTTTTGAAGGTGTTGATCCCAAGAAGACCACCATGAGAGATGTGTATAAAAAGTTTGACCTGGGCCAAGATGTCATAGACTTCACAGGCCATGCCCTTGCACTCTACAGAACTGATGA CTACCTAGACCAGCCATGCCAAGAAACAATCAACAGGATTAAACTTTACAGCGAGTCTCTGGCTAGATATGGTAAAAGCCCTTACCTTTATCCCCTCTATGGCCTTGGAGAGCTGCCCCAGGGATTTGCAAG GCTAAGTGCTATTTACGGAGGCACCTACATGCTGAACAAGCCAATTGAAGAGATTGTGATAGAAAATGGCAAAGTGATTGGTGTGAAATCTGAAGGAGAG GTTGCTCGCTGCAAACAACTCATTTGTGATCCCAGTTACGTCCCAGATCGTGTAACAAAAGTTGGCCTAGTGATTCGAGTCATCTGTATCTTAAACCACCCAATCAAGAACACAAATGATGCCAATTCCTGCCAGATCATCATTCCACAGAATCAGGTCAACCGGAAATCAG ATATCTACGTTTGCATGATCTCCTCTGCACACAACGTGGCAGCGCAAGGGAAGTACATAGCCATCGCTAGTACTACTGTAGAAACAGGCGATCCAGAGAGAGAAATCAAACCTGCCTTAGATCTCTTGGAACCCATTGAACAGAA GTTTGTTAGCATCAGTGATCTGTTTGCCCCAACTGACTTGGGAACCGAAAGCCAG ATCTTTATTTCTCGCACCTATGATGCTACCACTCACTTTGAGACGACGTGTGATGACATCAAAGATATTTATAAGAGGATGATGGGATCAGAGTTCGACTTTGAAGAGATGAAACGCAAGAAGAACGATATCTATGGGGAACAGGAGCAGCAGTAA